The following are encoded in a window of Solidesulfovibrio magneticus RS-1 genomic DNA:
- a CDS encoding diguanylate cyclase has translation MEKVLIVEDSKVFARILIRKIEDELFFDACWASNFEEARYLIEENPDKHDYIVALLDLHLPDAADGRIVDYVIGKGIPSIVFTGDVDCAVRDRIWSKKVVDYVAKDSPDSLDYLCSLVRRVSLNKYVHVLVVDDSSTVRRHLMRLLEAHEFIVHEAENGETALDAISRHPEIKVVIADYFMPGLDGVELTRRIRRLRRKDELAVIGISAYGNTILSARFIKNGANDFLNKPFSSEEFYCRVTQNLEMLEYIQKLRETAIRDPLTGLYNRRHFFEAAKTLHADLARGDTPMTLAMIDIDFFKKVNDTYGHAAGDEVLKHVAQGLGNRFRGHDVAARLGGEEFCVLARGLSGQQAMAAFDDLRNSIERSKAKAGKTAIGVTVSIGICDKPHGSVDAMLAAADAALYKAKRTGRNRVLWAE, from the coding sequence ATGGAAAAAGTCCTTATCGTCGAAGACAGCAAAGTCTTTGCCCGCATCCTCATCCGCAAGATCGAGGATGAACTCTTCTTCGACGCCTGCTGGGCCTCGAACTTCGAGGAAGCCCGCTATCTTATTGAGGAAAACCCCGACAAACACGACTACATCGTGGCCCTGCTCGACCTGCACCTGCCCGACGCCGCCGATGGCCGGATTGTTGATTATGTCATCGGCAAGGGCATCCCGTCCATCGTCTTCACCGGCGACGTCGACTGCGCCGTGCGCGACCGCATCTGGTCGAAAAAAGTCGTGGACTACGTCGCCAAGGATTCCCCCGACAGCCTGGACTATCTGTGCTCCCTGGTGCGCCGGGTGTCGCTCAACAAATACGTCCACGTCCTGGTGGTCGACGACTCCTCCACCGTGCGCCGCCATCTCATGCGCCTGCTCGAAGCCCACGAATTCATCGTCCATGAGGCCGAAAACGGCGAAACCGCCCTGGACGCCATCTCGCGCCACCCCGAAATCAAGGTGGTCATCGCCGACTACTTCATGCCGGGCCTGGACGGCGTGGAACTCACCCGCCGCATCCGCCGGCTGCGCCGCAAGGACGAACTGGCCGTCATCGGCATCTCCGCCTACGGCAACACCATCCTCTCGGCCCGGTTCATCAAGAACGGCGCCAACGATTTCTTGAACAAACCCTTTTCCAGCGAAGAGTTCTACTGCCGGGTCACCCAGAACCTGGAAATGCTCGAATACATCCAAAAGCTGCGCGAGACCGCCATCCGCGACCCCCTGACCGGCCTGTACAACCGCCGCCACTTCTTCGAGGCCGCCAAGACCCTCCACGCCGATCTGGCCCGGGGCGACACGCCCATGACCCTGGCCATGATCGACATCGATTTTTTCAAGAAGGTCAACGACACCTACGGCCACGCCGCCGGCGACGAAGTCCTCAAGCACGTGGCCCAGGGCCTTGGCAACCGCTTCCGCGGCCACGACGTGGCCGCGCGCCTGGGCGGCGAGGAATTCTGCGTCCTGGCCCGGGGACTCTCCGGCCAGCAGGCCATGGCCGCCTTCGACGATCTGCGCAACAGCATCGAACGCTCCAAGGCCAAGGCCGGCAAAACCGCCATCGGCGTCACCGTCTCCATCGGCATCTGCGACAAACCCCACGGCTCCGTGGACGCCATGCTGGCCGCCGCCGACGCCGCCCTCTACAAAGCCAAACGCACCGGCCGCAATCGCGTGTTGTGGGCAGAGTAA
- a CDS encoding WbuC family cupin fold metalloprotein translates to MANTPSDSLFRRIGPGATESGHDRFAVVDAALLAVKAADARANARLRDMHRFHAANAENPQRMVNALQPGSYVRPHRHLSPAKSESFVLLTGSLGHVVFADDGSFTAADCVVLDRERGVLAIDVRPGLWHGIVALAADTAVFEVKPGPYAPLDDKDFAPFAPAEGTPGAAAYLADLEDRFRTLTGLPPRAW, encoded by the coding sequence ATGGCTAACACGCCTTCCGATTCCCTTTTTCGCCGCATCGGCCCCGGAGCCACCGAGTCCGGCCACGACCGGTTCGCCGTGGTCGATGCGGCTCTGCTTGCGGTCAAGGCCGCCGACGCCCGGGCCAACGCCCGGCTACGTGATATGCACCGCTTCCACGCCGCCAACGCCGAAAATCCCCAGCGCATGGTCAACGCGCTCCAGCCCGGGAGCTATGTGCGGCCGCACCGGCATTTGTCGCCGGCCAAGTCCGAATCCTTCGTGCTGCTCACCGGGAGTCTGGGGCATGTGGTTTTTGCCGATGACGGGAGTTTTACGGCGGCGGACTGCGTGGTGCTCGACCGGGAGCGGGGCGTGCTGGCCATCGACGTGCGGCCGGGGCTGTGGCATGGCATCGTGGCGTTGGCTGCGGACACGGCCGTGTTCGAGGTCAAGCCCGGGCCGTATGCGCCGCTTGACGACAAGGATTTCGCGCCGTTCGCGCCGGCCGAGGGAACGCCCGGGGCGGCGGCCTATCTGGCCGACTTGGAAGACCGTTTCCGGACGCTGACCGGCCTGCCCCCGCGCGCCTGGTAA
- a CDS encoding PAS domain-containing sensor histidine kinase encodes MTGPSPRQLAEALAEEGASALSGEPSRSLAEGLSLGVAVLDGQRRFVRGNARAREFFERQGAACHRVLRARGEGCEACPTRGGPAVIAPGAACVGLGPDGRDGVVCVFEAGVWTVQEGLLPVLEQAPNSIFAVDRDFIVRYVNRAFVSLHGGQAGEYLGRHLAHIIGAAIFSRFHAAALAALDSGTPNTEEVTLVHGGREREYLATRIPLLRDGLPLGVWGLLTDITDRNMAQRELDASRRRYRALVEDQTELVVRLDPALRRTFVNANLAALLGAPVEALIGGYFGDRLPEAETQALRRRLLELTPRASTCELEHAIVLPSGEERRLHWSVRAIFDESGRIGEYQALGRDVSIVRRMEQELSQSEAKYRDIFEHSAEGIFQFEPSGAVVACNPALARILGYASPEAVLAEPGDLFTRIQARQEDRLEFLRQLARHNRVYDFEMQVVRRDGRAAWLSVNARAVLDADGRLARVEGAARDITDRKRAEGERMLLVSAVDQSAEGLVIVSRDFRLEYANPAFAQIVAGGQGMLGRDALDGLLAPFLTESVRKMLGLGLRWSGRLRLTRPGGEEAVAEALISPVRDTAGQVVNHILLVRDMTYELDLERRLRQAEKLEAIGVLAAGVAHDFNNILTPILLNSELVLSDLPVLHPLRKPLSDVVLASERARDLVRQLLAFSRQGEISVSDLPLAPLVKETAKLVRGMAPAGVELKLEIGGEPYCVRADPAQMHQVLVNLCLNGVQSMVGGGRLEVGLAPVDGPPRPEGGGIAAGAPLASLAAGPYVRLWVEDTGHGMAPEVAERVFEPFFTTKKPGQGTGMGLAVVHGIVKSCGGAVLLTTAQGKGSRFEVYLPRAAAPDACSAKPADGASR; translated from the coding sequence ATGACCGGGCCGTCGCCGCGCCAATTGGCCGAGGCCCTGGCTGAGGAGGGCGCGTCGGCGCTTTCGGGCGAACCGTCGCGCAGCCTGGCCGAGGGGTTGTCCCTGGGCGTGGCCGTGCTGGACGGGCAGCGCCGCTTCGTGCGGGGCAACGCCCGGGCCAGGGAGTTTTTTGAAAGGCAGGGCGCGGCCTGCCATCGGGTACTTCGAGCCAGGGGGGAGGGCTGCGAGGCCTGTCCGACCCGGGGCGGGCCGGCCGTGATCGCGCCTGGCGCAGCCTGCGTCGGCCTTGGGCCGGACGGGCGGGACGGGGTGGTGTGCGTTTTCGAGGCTGGCGTGTGGACGGTCCAGGAGGGGCTGTTGCCGGTGCTCGAACAGGCCCCGAATTCGATTTTTGCCGTGGACCGGGATTTTATCGTGCGTTACGTCAACCGGGCCTTTGTCTCGCTGCACGGGGGACAGGCCGGGGAGTACCTCGGCCGCCATTTGGCCCATATCATTGGGGCGGCCATCTTTTCTCGTTTCCATGCGGCGGCCCTGGCCGCCTTGGACAGCGGCACGCCCAACACGGAGGAAGTGACGCTGGTCCACGGCGGCCGGGAGCGCGAGTACCTGGCCACGCGCATTCCGCTTCTGCGCGACGGCTTGCCCTTGGGCGTGTGGGGCTTGCTCACGGACATCACCGACCGCAACATGGCCCAGCGGGAACTCGACGCCAGCCGACGGCGCTACCGGGCTCTCGTGGAGGATCAGACCGAGTTGGTGGTTCGCCTGGACCCGGCCTTGCGGCGCACTTTCGTCAACGCCAATCTGGCCGCCCTGCTGGGCGCGCCGGTGGAAGCCCTCATTGGCGGGTATTTCGGCGACCGGTTGCCCGAGGCCGAGACCCAGGCCTTGCGTCGGCGGCTGCTGGAACTGACGCCGCGCGCCTCAACCTGCGAGTTGGAACACGCCATTGTCCTGCCCTCGGGCGAAGAGCGCCGGCTGCACTGGTCGGTGCGGGCCATTTTCGACGAATCCGGCCGCATCGGCGAATACCAGGCCCTGGGGCGCGACGTCTCCATCGTGCGCCGCATGGAACAGGAACTATCGCAAAGCGAAGCCAAATATCGTGACATCTTTGAGCATTCCGCCGAGGGCATTTTCCAGTTCGAGCCGAGCGGAGCCGTTGTCGCCTGCAATCCCGCCCTGGCCCGCATCCTCGGCTATGCCTCGCCGGAAGCGGTCCTGGCCGAGCCGGGCGACCTGTTCACCCGCATCCAGGCTCGGCAGGAGGACCGTCTGGAATTTTTGCGCCAGCTGGCCCGCCACAACCGGGTCTACGATTTCGAGATGCAGGTGGTGCGTCGCGACGGCCGGGCCGCCTGGCTGTCCGTCAACGCCCGGGCGGTGCTGGACGCCGACGGCCGGCTGGCCCGGGTGGAGGGGGCGGCCCGGGACATCACCGACCGCAAGCGGGCCGAGGGCGAGCGCATGTTGCTGGTTTCGGCCGTGGACCAGAGCGCCGAGGGGCTGGTCATCGTCAGTCGGGATTTTCGTCTGGAATACGCCAATCCGGCCTTTGCCCAGATCGTGGCCGGCGGCCAGGGGATGCTCGGCCGCGACGCCCTGGATGGGCTTTTGGCCCCGTTTCTGACCGAGTCCGTGCGCAAGATGCTGGGGCTGGGGCTGCGCTGGTCGGGCCGGCTGCGTCTGACCCGGCCGGGCGGCGAGGAAGCCGTGGCCGAGGCGCTTATTTCCCCGGTGCGCGACACGGCCGGCCAGGTGGTCAACCATATCCTGCTGGTGCGCGACATGACCTACGAACTCGACCTGGAACGCCGGCTGCGCCAGGCCGAGAAACTGGAAGCCATTGGCGTGCTGGCCGCCGGGGTGGCCCACGATTTCAACAACATCCTCACGCCCATTTTGCTCAATTCCGAGCTGGTGCTGTCCGATCTGCCGGTGCTGCATCCCCTGCGCAAGCCGTTGTCCGACGTGGTGCTGGCCTCGGAGCGGGCCCGCGATCTGGTGCGCCAGCTTTTGGCCTTCAGCCGCCAGGGCGAGATTTCGGTGTCCGATCTGCCCCTGGCCCCGCTGGTCAAGGAGACGGCCAAGCTGGTGCGCGGCATGGCCCCGGCCGGGGTGGAGCTGAAGTTGGAGATCGGCGGAGAACCGTATTGCGTGCGGGCCGATCCGGCCCAGATGCATCAGGTGCTGGTCAACCTGTGCCTCAACGGGGTGCAGTCCATGGTTGGCGGCGGCCGGCTGGAAGTGGGGCTGGCCCCGGTGGATGGGCCGCCGCGGCCGGAGGGCGGCGGCATCGCGGCCGGCGCACCCCTGGCGTCCTTGGCGGCGGGGCCGTATGTGCGGCTGTGGGTGGAAGACACCGGCCACGGCATGGCCCCGGAAGTGGCGGAGCGGGTGTTCGAACCTTTTTTCACCACCAAAAAGCCCGGCCAGGGCACGGGCATGGGCTTGGCCGTGGTCCATGGCATCGTCAAGAGCTGCGGCGGGGCGGTGCTTCTGACCACGGCCCAGGGCAAGGGCAGCCGGTTCGAGGTGTATCTGCCCCGGGCGGCCGCGCCCGACGCCTGTTCGGCCAAGCCGGCCGACGGCGCGTCGCGCTGA
- a CDS encoding M15 family metallopeptidase produces the protein MPVRRLCPPFTALCAFTLALLLAAAPALAQKTPAQAGLVDITTVAPDIALDIRYATPNNFTGVAVYPAPRCFLRADVAKRLASAQAELKKEGLSLKVYDCYRPFAIQKKFWALVPNEDWVAKPVEKDGKPASGSKHNRGAAVDLTLVDAAGQELPMPSGFDDFSEKARRDYTGGDPAARANAKRLEAAMQKAGFDPLPSEWWHFDGPGWQSFELLDVPIN, from the coding sequence CTCCTCCTGGCCGCTGCCCCGGCCCTGGCCCAGAAAACCCCGGCCCAGGCCGGCCTGGTGGACATCACCACCGTGGCCCCGGACATCGCTCTCGACATCCGCTACGCCACGCCCAACAATTTCACCGGCGTGGCCGTCTACCCCGCCCCGCGCTGCTTCCTGCGCGCCGACGTGGCCAAGCGCCTGGCCAGCGCCCAGGCTGAACTCAAAAAAGAAGGCCTAAGCCTCAAAGTCTACGACTGCTACCGGCCCTTTGCCATCCAGAAGAAATTCTGGGCCCTGGTCCCCAACGAGGACTGGGTGGCCAAACCCGTGGAAAAGGACGGCAAGCCGGCCAGCGGCTCCAAGCACAACCGGGGCGCGGCCGTGGACCTGACCCTGGTGGACGCCGCCGGCCAGGAATTGCCCATGCCGTCCGGGTTCGACGATTTCTCGGAAAAAGCCCGCCGCGACTACACCGGCGGCGATCCGGCCGCCCGGGCCAATGCCAAACGGCTGGAAGCGGCCATGCAAAAGGCCGGCTTCGATCCGCTGCCCTCGGAATGGTGGCACTTCGACGGCCCGGGCTGGCAAAGCTTCGAACTGCTGGACGTGCCGATTAATTAA